One genomic window of Leptospira paudalimensis includes the following:
- the motB gene encoding flagellar motor protein MotB, which translates to MASKKEKCPECIQKVPEFMATYGDMVTLLLCFFILLYTTGKTDAKEMQIILSAFKSTTGFFTGGQTLSKGSLEEMGMQIESLPSQVVGRNLSKSKKDAQEVFKPEVEAGKVRISENERGLVISLVGADYFYPGSAILTPAIRETLRKAAGLIKGLERFVRVEGHSDDDAVNPVSRPGREEREYINNWDLAGARAVNATVFMINAEEIEPSWFQAVSFGSYRPLVLENEGTPEAKAFNRRVDIIILTEKSTKRGPGESKYGLPDTRLPNTETNVEGEF; encoded by the coding sequence ATGGCTTCCAAAAAAGAAAAATGCCCTGAGTGTATCCAAAAAGTTCCCGAGTTCATGGCAACTTACGGGGACATGGTGACACTTCTCCTTTGTTTCTTTATCCTTCTGTATACAACAGGGAAAACAGATGCAAAGGAAATGCAAATCATTCTCTCGGCATTTAAATCCACCACAGGATTTTTCACTGGTGGACAAACATTATCAAAAGGTTCATTGGAAGAGATGGGAATGCAAATTGAATCTTTGCCTTCCCAAGTAGTAGGTCGTAACTTATCCAAATCTAAAAAAGATGCACAAGAAGTATTCAAACCAGAAGTAGAAGCTGGAAAGGTGCGTATTTCGGAAAACGAAAGAGGTCTTGTGATATCTCTTGTAGGTGCTGATTATTTTTATCCAGGGTCAGCTATCCTAACGCCTGCTATCCGGGAAACGTTAAGAAAAGCTGCAGGTCTTATCAAGGGACTCGAACGTTTTGTGCGAGTAGAAGGGCATAGTGATGATGATGCTGTGAATCCAGTGAGTCGTCCTGGTCGTGAAGAAAGAGAATATATCAATAACTGGGATTTGGCGGGAGCTAGGGCGGTGAACGCCACTGTATTTATGATCAATGCAGAAGAAATTGAGCCTAGTTGGTTCCAAGCAGTAAGTTTTGGATCCTACAGACCTCTTGTGTTGGAAAATGAAGGTACACCAGAAGCAAAGGCTTTTAACAGAAGAGTGGATATCATCATTTTAACTGAGAAGTCTACAAAACGAGGACCAGGAGAAAGTAAATACGGACTTCCTGATACTCGTTTGCCGAACACTGAAACAAATGTAGAAGGAGAATTTTAA
- a CDS encoding MlaD family protein, whose protein sequence is MKSKKLNNETITGIIFFSILVFAFFTTVVQPDRPTKKYPYRLSLFYSRIDGIKEGTEVRILGIQKGYVAHIDSRPLMDVPDRRFLDHNMDHAIELHIALEDPLTLWDNYEVDFQTVTLFSGRIININPGSSDGKRPFFKPTFREGEKSPDYLPSARYFDDFFKATSATMEENRSDLRQITLDFRSITDKLNQTEGTIPKIIGSTEMYDELLATIKDAETIGKEGRRYMESSRNLENTMPIPFLITASYYGRTTPITGRRIGPQE, encoded by the coding sequence GTGAAATCAAAAAAATTAAATAACGAAACCATCACTGGTATCATATTTTTTTCGATTTTAGTTTTTGCATTTTTTACGACTGTCGTCCAACCAGACAGGCCCACTAAAAAATACCCTTACCGACTATCGTTATTTTATTCACGTATTGATGGGATCAAAGAAGGGACAGAAGTAAGAATCCTTGGAATCCAAAAAGGGTATGTTGCCCATATTGACTCAAGGCCACTGATGGATGTTCCTGACAGACGGTTCCTTGACCATAACATGGATCATGCGATCGAATTACACATTGCACTCGAAGACCCACTTACTCTTTGGGATAATTATGAAGTGGATTTCCAAACTGTGACATTATTTTCTGGAAGGATCATAAATATCAACCCAGGTAGTTCTGACGGGAAACGTCCCTTTTTTAAACCTACGTTTCGTGAAGGGGAAAAATCTCCTGATTACTTACCCTCTGCAAGGTATTTTGATGATTTCTTCAAAGCAACTTCGGCCACGATGGAAGAAAATCGATCTGACCTGAGACAAATCACATTGGATTTTCGGTCCATCACCGATAAATTAAACCAAACAGAAGGTACAATTCCCAAAATCATTGGAAGTACTGAGATGTATGACGAACTTCTTGCGACCATCAAAGACGCAGAAACGATAGGAAAAGAAGGAAGAAGGTATATGGAAAGTTCTAGAAATTTGGAGAACACCATGCCTATTCCATTTTTAATAACAGCCTCGTATTACGGCCGTACAACGCCGATTACAGGAAGAAGGATTGGACCACAAGAATAA
- a CDS encoding zinc-binding dehydrogenase, with the protein MSEWDEMKAVTILKYDEIEPQLELREKEIPTPKENEVRIKIHLSPINPSDLMFIRGLYGFKKKAPVSAGFEASGTVDAVGSAIKTLKVGMAVSCVAPQNDGSWAEYMITTEDNCLPLVDGVTLDEGSSFFVNPMTAWAMVSRCQKEGHQAMIQTAAASALGKMVVRLCKEKGIPLINIVRKKEQEDTLTEIGAEHILNSSSPNYQKDLFKLSKKLNATYAIDAVAGETAQSLVECMPYGAKIVCYGALSEKPFSVNSGIILFQNKKIEGFWLSSWIYEIGLEEFQKQAKEAQKYLKTVFQTKINKRFKFEEYKEGLEFYKQHMTEGKVVFGP; encoded by the coding sequence GTGAGTGAATGGGATGAGATGAAAGCAGTCACCATCCTCAAATACGATGAAATCGAACCACAATTGGAACTCCGTGAAAAAGAAATTCCAACACCGAAAGAAAACGAAGTTAGGATCAAAATCCACCTCTCGCCCATCAATCCATCGGATTTGATGTTCATTCGTGGTTTGTATGGATTCAAAAAAAAAGCACCTGTCTCTGCAGGATTTGAAGCCAGTGGAACCGTCGATGCAGTAGGAAGTGCGATCAAAACATTAAAAGTGGGGATGGCTGTTTCCTGTGTGGCCCCTCAAAATGATGGGTCATGGGCTGAGTATATGATCACAACGGAAGACAACTGTTTACCGTTAGTGGATGGTGTGACTCTCGATGAAGGATCTAGTTTTTTTGTAAACCCAATGACCGCTTGGGCGATGGTATCTCGATGCCAAAAAGAAGGACACCAAGCAATGATTCAAACAGCAGCTGCAAGTGCCCTTGGCAAAATGGTGGTTCGCCTTTGTAAAGAGAAAGGAATTCCACTCATCAACATCGTTCGAAAAAAAGAACAAGAAGATACCTTAACTGAAATTGGTGCAGAACATATTTTAAATTCCAGTTCACCTAATTACCAAAAAGATTTATTCAAACTTTCTAAAAAACTAAATGCAACGTATGCTATCGATGCAGTCGCTGGCGAAACAGCACAATCCTTAGTAGAATGTATGCCTTATGGGGCAAAAATAGTTTGTTATGGTGCTCTGTCTGAAAAACCATTTTCAGTGAACTCAGGGATCATTCTTTTCCAAAACAAAAAAATTGAAGGTTTTTGGCTGTCTTCATGGATTTATGAAATTGGATTGGAAGAGTTTCAGAAACAAGCAAAAGAAGCACAAAAATACTTAAAGACTGTTTTCCAAACAAAAATTAACAAACGATTTAAGTTTGAAGAATACAAAGAAGGTTTAGAATTTTACAAACAACATATGACCGAAGGGAAGGTAGTTTTTGGTCCGTAA
- a CDS encoding DUF1003 domain-containing protein, protein MISAIGIGDEIVELIHSDFPGWNEQSKICKNDFNRFRMKYITNLVEEEKGNIENLEREVIKSINDNEILTIDTSLKTEAITWGEKISDKVASFGGSWKFIIAFFSVLILWILGNSFYLYFHAFDPYPFILLNLILSCVAAIQAPIIMMSQNRQEVKDRIRSENDYKINLKSEIEIRTLHEKVDHLLLDQWSKMMKIQAIQIEILSEIRSKIR, encoded by the coding sequence TTGATCAGCGCTATTGGAATTGGTGACGAAATCGTAGAATTGATTCATTCTGATTTTCCCGGTTGGAATGAACAAAGTAAAATTTGTAAAAATGATTTTAATCGATTTCGAATGAAGTATATTACCAATTTGGTTGAAGAAGAAAAAGGTAATATTGAAAATCTAGAAAGAGAAGTTATCAAAAGTATTAATGACAACGAAATTTTGACGATAGATACCTCGTTAAAAACGGAAGCAATCACATGGGGTGAAAAAATTTCAGACAAAGTTGCATCCTTTGGCGGAAGTTGGAAATTTATTATCGCTTTTTTTTCTGTCTTAATCCTTTGGATTTTGGGAAATAGTTTTTATCTTTATTTCCATGCCTTTGACCCATACCCATTTATACTCTTGAATTTAATTTTATCTTGTGTTGCCGCGATACAAGCACCCATCATTATGATGAGCCAAAACAGACAAGAGGTGAAAGATAGAATTCGTTCAGAGAATGATTACAAAATTAATCTAAAATCTGAAATTGAAATTAGAACCTTACATGAAAAAGTTGACCATCTTTTACTGGACCAATGGTCAAAAATGATGAAAATCCAAGCGATTCAAATCGAAATTCTCAGCGAAATTCGAAGTAAAATCAGATAA
- the kdsB gene encoding 3-deoxy-manno-octulosonate cytidylyltransferase, which yields MSDQILGVIPARYASTRFPGKPLALIGTKPMIQWTYTHASKSKSFHRLVVATDDKRIHDIVLGFGGESVLTSPDHPTGTDRIIEVAENFPSYGIIVNIQGDEPGMETDLIDGVVTLKTKHRNWEMTTAAVPFSPSEDPKDPNKVKVVFDRNSRANYFSRSPIPASFKGDAKYHRHLGIYAYERDFLMSYNQLPPSDWEMFESLEQLRALQNGGTIGVFLAEKANLGVDSPADLEVVKREFQEKGLI from the coding sequence ATGTCCGACCAGATTCTCGGTGTGATTCCTGCGCGTTACGCGAGCACACGATTTCCAGGAAAACCACTGGCCCTCATTGGAACAAAACCAATGATCCAGTGGACTTATACCCATGCATCAAAATCAAAGTCTTTCCACCGTTTGGTGGTAGCAACAGATGACAAACGAATCCATGATATTGTATTAGGATTTGGAGGGGAGTCTGTTCTCACAAGTCCCGACCATCCGACGGGAACTGATCGTATCATTGAAGTCGCAGAAAACTTTCCTAGTTACGGAATCATCGTAAATATCCAGGGTGATGAACCAGGAATGGAAACAGACCTCATCGATGGTGTGGTGACTTTAAAAACCAAACACCGCAATTGGGAAATGACTACTGCTGCTGTTCCTTTTTCTCCTTCTGAAGATCCGAAAGATCCTAACAAAGTAAAGGTGGTCTTCGACAGAAACTCGAGAGCCAATTATTTTTCTCGTTCTCCTATCCCTGCTTCCTTTAAAGGTGATGCCAAATACCACCGTCATCTTGGTATCTATGCGTATGAACGTGATTTTTTAATGTCCTATAACCAATTGCCTCCTTCTGATTGGGAAATGTTTGAGTCATTGGAACAACTCCGTGCTTTGCAGAATGGTGGAACGATAGGAGTGTTTCTTGCAGAGAAAGCCAATTTGGGAGTGGATTCTCCTGCTGATTTAGAAGTGGTGAAAAGAGAGTTCCAAGAGAAAGGTCTGATTTAG
- a CDS encoding flagellar basal body-associated FliL family protein — protein sequence MGDREVDEEEGGLAEGSSASAGMSPIVKWLLYIAAAIFGIIIVTVISMFVAQKTATSVFKQQKNISLVKAPPPLEVYTFQEEFRVNTSDVGESHFVKLKMSLGFESGQPALSAELAARVAQMQNIINLVIARKTKDDLKSITNQLDLREEIKAHLNHILTNGKIKEVYFTEFLVN from the coding sequence ATGGGTGACCGTGAAGTAGATGAAGAAGAAGGTGGGTTAGCCGAAGGTAGTTCCGCCTCTGCTGGGATGTCCCCCATTGTCAAATGGTTATTGTACATCGCTGCGGCCATTTTTGGAATTATCATTGTAACCGTAATATCGATGTTTGTTGCTCAGAAAACAGCAACAAGTGTTTTCAAACAACAAAAGAATATCTCACTTGTGAAAGCTCCACCTCCTTTGGAAGTTTACACATTTCAGGAAGAGTTCCGAGTGAATACTTCTGATGTTGGAGAGTCACACTTTGTGAAGTTAAAGATGTCTCTTGGATTTGAATCAGGCCAACCAGCACTTTCTGCAGAACTTGCAGCTCGTGTGGCTCAAATGCAGAACATCATCAACTTGGTGATAGCTCGTAAGACAAAAGATGATCTAAAATCCATTACGAACCAATTGGATTTGCGTGAGGAAATCAAAGCCCACTTAAATCACATTTTGACAAATGGAAAAATCAAAGAGGTTTACTTTACCGAGTTCTTGGTAAACTAG
- a CDS encoding flagellar FlbD family protein, translating into MVILHRLKGAEFVLNADLIETIEANPDTIITLVNEKKFIVQESVADVVEKVITYQTRIHNLPRVSDRRPEET; encoded by the coding sequence TTGGTCATTTTACACCGACTCAAAGGGGCTGAATTTGTTCTCAATGCAGATTTGATTGAGACTATTGAAGCCAATCCAGATACGATCATCACTCTTGTGAATGAAAAGAAATTCATTGTACAAGAGTCTGTTGCGGACGTTGTGGAAAAGGTAATCACTTACCAAACAAGAATCCACAACCTGCCTCGAGTGAGTGATAGAAGGCCTGAGGAAACATAA
- a CDS encoding motility protein A produces the protein MDIATVIGLALGAALMLLGVVSGGLALTDLIDIPSVMITFGGAAAATIISFPWTSTIGVGAVTKKAFQNPPSDLPGLITTLVSFSEKARREGLLALEDDINELPEEFLKKGIQLVVDGTDPELVRNIMETEIGNTASRHAYGRGWWDAYAGFAPGFGMLGTLVGLVGMLKNLGGGDASAIGQGMATALITTLYGSLAQNLFAAPVVRKLTRRSEDELVIKQVMVEGTLSIQSGDNPRIVKEKLASFLTPAERVALKDDGD, from the coding sequence ATGGATATAGCTACAGTCATTGGTTTGGCCCTAGGAGCGGCCTTGATGTTATTAGGGGTGGTTTCAGGGGGTCTTGCATTAACAGACCTTATCGATATTCCCTCGGTAATGATTACATTTGGTGGAGCTGCAGCTGCCACGATCATTTCATTTCCTTGGACATCCACCATTGGTGTGGGTGCGGTGACCAAAAAAGCCTTCCAAAATCCACCTTCAGATTTACCTGGTCTCATCACGACACTCGTTAGTTTCTCTGAAAAAGCACGACGCGAAGGTTTACTTGCCTTAGAAGATGATATCAACGAATTACCGGAAGAATTTTTAAAGAAAGGAATCCAACTCGTAGTGGATGGAACGGATCCCGAACTTGTCCGTAACATCATGGAAACAGAAATTGGAAACACTGCATCACGTCATGCTTATGGTCGTGGTTGGTGGGATGCTTACGCTGGTTTTGCGCCAGGGTTCGGGATGCTTGGGACCCTTGTGGGTCTTGTGGGGATGTTAAAGAACTTAGGTGGTGGGGATGCGAGTGCCATTGGACAAGGTATGGCGACAGCTCTTATTACAACATTATACGGATCTCTTGCACAGAACTTATTTGCGGCACCAGTGGTAAGAAAGTTAACACGTAGATCAGAAGATGAACTTGTGATCAAACAAGTTATGGTGGAAGGTACTTTATCAATCCAATCAGGTGATAACCCAAGGATTGTAAAAGAGAAACTTGCGAGTTTCTTAACTCCAGCAGAACGTGTTGCCTTAAAAGATGATGGAGATTAA
- a CDS encoding cation:proton antiporter — protein MHGEESLLQDIGLSIIFATVLSHIARILKQPLILGYIIGGAMLGKEMGFELVTNEASIELISEIGLILLLFIIGLEINLAELAKMGKAMFTLGILQFTLSVAFVYSVFPFFGLSIGSEKFDLLYIAVALSLSSTLIVVKLLQDKVEINTLSGKLTVGVLVFQDIWAILFMGVQPNLNNPEILKILSSVGIIVLLIAFSFSVSRYVLAKLYKACASSPELILLTSIMWCFLVCGIAGEAGLSKEMGALVAGMSIAAFPYGADVISKLIGIRDFFVTLFFVALGLKVPLPSLEVIGLSAAIIALMLFVRMITIAPVIIKLNKGVRNGFLTALNLAQISEFSLVILALGAGFEHITPKLQAVILTSTIIASVLSTYIIMFNHNIAATFERLLARVGISDQTEDASKEEKAGHGGHGGHGDGMVRDIIVLGYFRIARAFVEYLEDLSPSLIKRIIIADYNPAFKDELTNKGFQWAYADLAHPDSLSHIGLHDASMVICTISDSFLKGTNNNRLLSTLSKLAPNAKIILTSDEPGEAKKLVADGAQKVIIPGVITGEFLYEYISRGMRNNN, from the coding sequence ATGCACGGGGAAGAGTCACTTTTACAAGACATTGGTCTCAGTATTATATTTGCTACAGTTTTGAGTCATATTGCTCGCATTCTCAAACAACCGTTAATCTTAGGTTACATTATCGGTGGAGCGATGCTTGGGAAAGAGATGGGATTCGAACTCGTTACCAACGAAGCAAGTATTGAACTCATTTCCGAAATTGGACTCATCTTACTTCTTTTCATCATTGGTCTTGAGATCAATCTTGCGGAACTCGCTAAAATGGGAAAGGCGATGTTCACACTCGGTATCTTACAATTCACTTTATCTGTTGCTTTTGTATATTCTGTATTTCCATTTTTTGGTCTTTCTATTGGTTCTGAAAAATTTGACCTTCTTTATATTGCCGTTGCTCTCTCCTTAAGTTCGACGTTAATTGTTGTTAAATTATTGCAAGACAAGGTAGAGATCAACACTCTCTCAGGTAAATTAACCGTTGGGGTTTTGGTTTTCCAAGACATATGGGCTATTTTGTTTATGGGTGTACAACCCAACCTAAACAACCCTGAAATTTTAAAAATTCTATCTTCTGTTGGAATCATTGTACTACTGATTGCGTTTAGTTTTAGTGTCAGCCGTTATGTATTAGCTAAGTTATACAAAGCATGTGCCAGTAGCCCGGAATTAATACTTCTAACATCAATTATGTGGTGTTTTTTAGTTTGTGGGATCGCTGGAGAAGCGGGTCTTTCCAAAGAAATGGGAGCACTTGTTGCAGGTATGAGTATTGCAGCTTTTCCTTATGGTGCCGATGTGATTTCCAAACTAATTGGTATCCGAGATTTTTTTGTGACTCTCTTTTTTGTGGCTCTTGGATTAAAAGTTCCGCTTCCCAGTTTAGAAGTGATTGGGTTATCTGCTGCGATTATCGCACTCATGTTATTTGTTAGGATGATCACCATTGCCCCAGTCATCATCAAACTAAACAAAGGTGTAAGGAATGGGTTTCTTACGGCACTAAACCTTGCTCAGATATCTGAATTCTCCCTCGTAATCTTAGCATTAGGTGCTGGTTTCGAACACATTACTCCCAAACTACAAGCTGTCATTTTAACTTCGACAATCATCGCATCTGTTTTATCTACTTACATCATTATGTTTAACCATAATATTGCAGCTACTTTTGAACGATTACTCGCTCGCGTGGGAATCTCAGACCAAACGGAAGACGCTAGTAAAGAAGAGAAAGCCGGTCATGGTGGACACGGTGGTCATGGAGACGGAATGGTGCGTGACATCATAGTCCTAGGATACTTTCGGATTGCCCGTGCCTTTGTAGAATACTTAGAAGACTTATCACCATCCCTCATCAAACGGATCATCATTGCTGACTACAACCCTGCTTTCAAAGACGAACTCACGAACAAAGGGTTCCAATGGGCGTACGCTGACCTTGCTCATCCCGATTCCTTATCTCATATCGGTCTTCATGATGCTTCAATGGTCATTTGTACCATCTCTGATTCCTTTCTCAAAGGAACAAATAACAACCGTTTGCTTTCCACTCTTAGCAAATTAGCACCGAATGCTAAAATCATTTTGACGAGTGATGAGCCGGGTGAAGCAAAAAAGTTAGTCGCTGACGGTGCACAAAAAGTCATCATCCCAGGTGTGATCACTGGTGAATTTTTGTATGAATACATTTCGCGAGGGATGCGAAATAACAACTAA
- a CDS encoding glycosyltransferase, with protein MKVAIIHDWLTGMRGGEVVLDSMLKAYPEADLFSLFYSKGKLNARIENRKITTAFTNNLPFKEKYYRYYLPLFPTAIETLDLKGYDVVISSSHCVAKGVIPHPDTFHLSYVHSPMRYVWDMYYDYFPARKGFKFFLLQSIANYLRTWDAASANRVDYFTCNSHFVGRRIQKYYRRDYKIIYPPCLPQDFRVHDNSKDDYYLMVSAFAPYKKIDLAIEAFRENGKPLILVGGGQEEGKLTKNLPKNILWKKGLPRQEVVELYKKARGFIFPGMEDFGITPVESQAYATPVIAYGKGGALESVKDGKTGVFFEEQTVKSLNDAIKRAEKIQFKRWDFQNSINRFTEEKFVSEIRKVVDRHK; from the coding sequence ATGAAAGTTGCAATTATACATGACTGGCTCACTGGAATGCGAGGAGGCGAAGTTGTCCTCGATAGTATGTTAAAAGCTTATCCAGAAGCAGATTTGTTTAGTCTTTTTTACTCTAAAGGCAAACTGAATGCAAGAATTGAAAATCGAAAGATCACAACAGCCTTCACCAACAACTTACCATTCAAAGAAAAATACTATCGATATTATTTGCCGTTATTTCCAACAGCGATTGAAACATTAGACCTAAAAGGGTATGATGTTGTGATCAGTTCTTCTCACTGTGTTGCAAAAGGAGTGATCCCTCATCCCGATACATTTCATTTGAGTTATGTTCATAGTCCCATGCGTTATGTCTGGGATATGTATTATGACTATTTCCCGGCGAGGAAGGGTTTTAAATTTTTTCTATTACAATCCATTGCCAATTACCTCCGCACCTGGGATGCTGCTTCAGCAAACCGTGTGGATTATTTTACATGTAACTCGCATTTTGTGGGAAGACGGATACAAAAGTATTACCGACGAGATTATAAAATCATTTATCCTCCATGTTTGCCCCAAGACTTTCGAGTGCATGATAATTCCAAAGATGATTATTATCTGATGGTATCTGCCTTTGCTCCTTATAAAAAAATTGACTTGGCCATCGAAGCCTTCCGTGAAAATGGAAAACCTCTCATCCTTGTAGGTGGGGGGCAGGAAGAGGGGAAACTCACGAAAAATCTTCCCAAAAATATCCTTTGGAAAAAAGGGTTACCTCGCCAGGAAGTCGTAGAACTCTACAAAAAGGCACGTGGGTTCATTTTTCCAGGAATGGAAGACTTTGGGATCACACCAGTGGAATCCCAGGCTTACGCCACTCCGGTCATCGCCTATGGAAAGGGTGGGGCACTCGAGTCGGTAAAAGATGGCAAAACTGGTGTCTTTTTTGAAGAACAGACCGTAAAATCCTTAAACGATGCCATCAAACGGGCAGAAAAAATCCAATTCAAACGTTGGGATTTCCAAAATTCCATCAATCGATTCACGGAAGAAAAATTCGTAAGCGAAATTCGAAAGGTAGTCGATAGACATAAATAG
- a CDS encoding TolC family protein, with the protein MKTLLNRFLLALLCPFGMFFSFLLEADPTKDPFESLHGPNIYTQDYINQQPGVLTLSELLRSVEKSYPLVLAAEKLLTETEYNYLAAEGAFDLQFKAMGTTKPIGYYTNNGADTVFEKPTPLGGTSFFAGYRIGRGKFPVYDGRRETNEYGEVRAGAVVPLMRNREIDKNRADLRKADIDRKLAELSIQKLKIEVIKEATKRYWKWVASGQEYLVNKDLLEIAKNRQQQIAQRIKLGDIPKMEGTENDRAILQRESQFVSAEREMQKAAIDLSLFLRAADGNLILPSTDRLPIGFPKPIDYKGLELDKSIKLAWKFRPEIQDYEFKREKARVDQDMGYNSLKPQVDLVVAGSQDLGPGSVTRSKPELEASLVLNVPIQTRRPRGMIGAAEAKIAQLDQELQFSKDKIKTEVQDAISEVIASAKRVNVTQNEVELARKLEEMERERFALGDSTLLFVNIREQTSAEAAVREIKALYDHHVAVANFQASTATFLQNSPSP; encoded by the coding sequence ATGAAAACGCTATTAAATCGATTTTTATTGGCGTTGTTATGCCCATTTGGGATGTTTTTTTCTTTTTTATTGGAAGCGGATCCAACAAAAGATCCGTTCGAATCCTTACATGGACCCAACATTTATACACAAGATTATATCAACCAACAACCAGGAGTATTAACTCTTTCAGAACTATTAAGGTCTGTTGAAAAATCCTATCCCCTTGTCCTAGCTGCTGAAAAACTATTAACAGAAACAGAATACAATTATTTAGCAGCTGAAGGTGCTTTTGATTTACAATTCAAAGCTATGGGTACAACCAAACCAATTGGATATTACACTAATAATGGCGCGGACACTGTGTTCGAAAAACCAACTCCACTTGGTGGGACATCATTTTTTGCTGGATACCGAATTGGTCGTGGAAAATTTCCAGTTTATGACGGACGAAGAGAAACCAATGAATATGGAGAAGTAAGAGCTGGTGCTGTTGTTCCACTCATGAGAAACCGTGAGATTGATAAAAACAGAGCCGACCTTAGGAAAGCAGACATTGATCGAAAACTTGCTGAGTTATCAATCCAAAAGTTAAAAATTGAAGTAATCAAAGAAGCAACCAAACGGTATTGGAAATGGGTTGCAAGTGGCCAAGAATACTTGGTCAACAAAGACTTGTTAGAGATTGCAAAGAACAGACAACAACAAATAGCCCAAAGAATCAAGTTAGGTGATATTCCCAAAATGGAAGGTACAGAAAATGACCGTGCCATTTTACAAAGGGAATCACAATTTGTTTCTGCTGAACGTGAGATGCAAAAAGCAGCAATTGATTTGTCTTTATTCTTACGTGCTGCGGATGGAAATTTGATTTTACCATCCACAGACAGATTGCCCATAGGATTTCCAAAACCGATTGATTACAAAGGGCTTGAATTAGACAAAAGCATCAAACTCGCATGGAAGTTCCGACCAGAAATCCAAGACTATGAATTCAAACGAGAAAAAGCACGAGTGGACCAGGACATGGGTTATAACTCACTCAAACCACAAGTGGACTTGGTGGTAGCAGGATCACAGGACTTAGGGCCAGGTTCAGTCACAAGGTCTAAACCAGAACTAGAAGCTTCACTTGTCTTGAATGTCCCCATCCAAACAAGAAGGCCTCGTGGGATGATTGGAGCGGCAGAAGCAAAAATTGCCCAACTTGACCAAGAATTACAATTTTCAAAAGACAAAATCAAAACCGAAGTACAAGACGCAATCTCAGAAGTCATTGCTTCAGCCAAACGAGTGAACGTCACACAAAATGAAGTAGAACTTGCCAGAAAACTAGAAGAGATGGAACGGGAACGTTTTGCTTTGGGAGATTCTACACTTTTATTTGTGAATATTCGCGAACAGACAAGTGCGGAAGCAGCCGTGCGTGAAATTAAGGCATTGTACGATCATCATGTCGCAGTTGCCAACTTCCAAGCATCTACAGCAACTTTTTTGCAAAATTCTCCTTCTCCTTAG
- a CDS encoding LEA type 2 family protein, giving the protein MVRNFVKQFGIYFFGSLVLINCISDTKKNLESLKACKFDLVDVRVELKPNPSFPLIPLLDLYPQVSVTNPNPTKVSIYEFDLDIELVTNQGKEYIGKLQNQTPVEVEPNSETLVVLKLVPEQNGSLLPKLLLLAKQLGEAAKKGEEAEFEIYGTVQIDSVFGKLPVPVREVSRIKLKR; this is encoded by the coding sequence TTGGTCCGTAACTTTGTAAAACAATTTGGAATCTATTTTTTTGGTTCATTGGTACTGATCAATTGTATCAGTGATACCAAAAAAAATTTAGAAAGTCTAAAGGCGTGTAAGTTTGATTTGGTGGACGTTCGTGTCGAATTGAAACCAAATCCTAGTTTTCCTTTGATACCACTTCTTGATTTGTACCCCCAAGTATCTGTTACAAATCCAAATCCTACAAAAGTCAGTATTTACGAATTTGATTTGGATATCGAACTCGTAACAAACCAAGGAAAAGAATACATTGGAAAACTCCAAAACCAAACTCCAGTGGAAGTAGAACCAAATTCAGAAACACTTGTTGTTTTGAAACTAGTTCCCGAACAAAATGGTTCCCTACTTCCCAAATTACTTTTGTTAGCAAAACAATTGGGAGAGGCTGCAAAAAAAGGGGAAGAAGCAGAGTTTGAAATTTATGGAACTGTACAAATTGATAGTGTATTCGGAAAATTACCAGTGCCTGTTCGGGAAGTTTCTCGGATCAAACTGAAACGATGA